Below is a genomic region from Sutterella megalosphaeroides.
GGGCGGCACGGTGGCGCTCGAATCCGATCCGAACCCCCCGTCGCTTCTCACCCTCAAGCTCCTTGGAGGCGGCACCCTCGCCGCGGGCTCGACCCTGACGGGGACGGAGAGCTCCGAACTTGAACTCGCCTCGGGAACGCTCGACATTACAGACCTTGAAATAACGGGCTCGACCTACCTCGGCACGATCCGCGTGGACGCAGGGACGACGCTCAATCTCACGGGCACCGATACGACGGATGACGTCGACCTCTCCCTCATGCGCGGCGAAGGCACGATTCTCCTTGCCGACCATGCGGTCTACGGCAGCGAAGCGGGCTTTACCGGAACGATCGTGGTCGACGACGGTTGGCTCACGATCGACGAAAAAGCGAACACCGGAACGCGCGAAAAACGCGCGTCTCTCGAGATGACCTCGGGTATCGTCGATTCGACGGGGACGAAGCACATCTTCCGGACGATCGACATTTCGGGCGGTGAGCTCGGCGTCGGCGCCGTCCTTCCGGGATCCGACGCGACGGGTGCCCTCATTGCGACCGACGGTCTCACGCTCAAGAACATGGTGATCGACGTCGACAACACCGCTTTCCAAGCGGACGTTCCCTCGGAGAGCCTCCTTTCCGTCGACAACGCGACGGGCGCCACCTCGTGGCTCGTACGCCTGGCAGAGGGTTCGACGGCCACGGCTTCGATCGACGCCGATTCGATCACCGTCAATGCGCAAACCGGCGGCGAATGGACGAGCAACCTCCTTCAGGACGGCGAAGACGTGGGTGACATCACCTACACCTCGAACATCGTCCGCGACGCGAAGGGTATCGGCATCAACTACCGTGCAACCGATCTGAAACTGGAGGGCGAACTCCTTCTTGCCGGGGCCGACGAGCAAACGGGCGACACGACGCTCGACCTTGCGATTACGGGTTACCCCGACGGCGGCATTCGCGTGACGGACAAAACCGTAACGCTCGCGAAGACGGGCACCTACGGGACGCTCTCCGTCAATGAAGGCGCGGGCGTCATCGTCAACGCGACGCAAACGCTCGCTTCGGGCGGCGAAATCCTCGGTACGGTTACGACCGAGGATAATGCCGAATTGCTCGTGACGGGCGGAACGCTTACGATCGGGGCCGCGGCCTCCACCAAATTTGCGGCCGCGCTCGACGCGAAGGATGCCGCTCGGGGTGCCGCGCTTCGCTTCGAGGGCCGTCAGGGTACGGCCGAGGGTAAGCTCTTTGAGGGTAACCTTGCGGCTCGCAAGGATGCGCGCGTCGAATTTTCCGAGACTTCGGGCAACTTCGCCCTCAGCTCGGGAACGGCCGCGTACGTACTCAAAAATTCGAGCAACATTACGTTCGGTCCGGCGGCGGGCAAAGACTTCGTCGCGGACAAGGTCGCGGTCGACGCGACGAGCACGGCCTACTACGACCTCACGGGTCCCGCGGCGGGCTCGGTCGACCTCTCGGGCGTGACGGGCGAAGGCCGCGTTTCGCTCGGCTACCGCGAAGCGGGCGGCACGCTCGCGGCTTCCTCCGTGAACGAAGCCTTCACGGGCACGCTCGCCTACTCGAACGCCGAGCTCGTCATCGGGACCGATACGTCCGTCGCGAATTCCGCGCTTACGCACTTTGCATCGCAGCAAGGGAAACTTGAAGTCGGTGCGGGGTCGGTGCTCGGCATCAACAACCTGAAGACGATCGGCTCGGACGGCACCGTGGCCCCCGTTCCGATCGCCCTGGCGGGCGACCTGACGGTGGCGGAGGGCGCCACGCTCGACTTCACGCCGGGCATTCGCATCGGCAACGGAGACGGGTACTTCGGGAACGCCTCGGGCGTTTCGGTGAACGCAATCGACCTGAATCAGCACAAGCTCATTCACACGGGCGGGACCGTCACCGTCAAGGCCGACATCAAAGACCTCGACTTCGCGAGCGGCTTGCCGGGCAACGGCTCCTTCGACGGGTCGATTCTCGACCTGATCGGCGAAGAGCCCGATTACCCGGTCCTCGCGCTGATTACGGACGTCAATGCGGACGAGACCGAACTCAAGCGCCTTGCGGCCGGAATGAAGCTCGACGCGAGCAACGCGTCGGAAACCTTCACGGTCGAATACTGGCAGCCCTCCTGGGATCCGGACGCGACTGACAAAACGGTGCACGTCGCCGACGTGCATACGGGTGCGAAGGTGGTTGCCGACGTCGACAACAAGAGCCTCGCGATCGGTGCGGGCATCACGAAGATCGACATCCTCTCGAGCGCGACCCTGCGCATCGACGCGTCGAAGTCCCTCGTCGAAGGTACGCATCTTCTCGATGCCGAGATCACGGGCGGCGCCGATACGAAGGTCGTCGTCACGAACAACCTCACGCCCGATTCGGCCTCGGTGACCTTTGCCGCCGACAATTCGTACACGGGTGAAACCCGGATCGACCTGGGGGCGGTCGTCGACGTGATCGCATCGGGCGCCTTTGCCGAAAGCAGCCGCGTCTCGATCGGCACGATGACCGAAGGCGAAGAAGGCGAAGCGATTCAAGATCGCTCCGTCGTGACGCTCAACGCCGCGGCCGAAGGCGTGCTCGATCCCGTGCGCATGAAGGCGCTCGACCTGGGTGCGAACGGCACCCTCGCTCTGGCCGATCGCAACATCCTCGCGCTTACCGAAGGCAACTCCGAATTCGCCGAGGGTTCGGCCGTTACGGGTTCGGGCGAGAGCGCGCTCGTTCTCGCGGGCGGCGACCTCGTGCTGCACGACCCCAAGGGTACGCTCGAGCAGTTCGGCGGCATCGTCGCGACCGCCTCGGGTTCGACGATCGAACTCGCGCTCGAGGGCGACTACACGTGGAAGAACTCCGTGCGCGGCTACGGCGACGTGCGGCAGCGCACGGTCGGTTCGGGCGAATTCGTGAAGACGGGTGCGGGAGAACTCACCCTCACCGGTGCAATCACGAAAGACCTCTCCGCCATGAACCTGCGCGCCCTCGAAGGCTCGACCCGTCTTGCGGGCAACGTTCGCCTCGGCAACCTCGCCGCGGCTTCGCGCATCGTCGTCGACGGCGTGGCCGAAATGCAAAACCTCGCGGCCGAAGCGGGGAACATCTTCGCGCTTGACGTCGAGACCGGGAAGAGCCCGGCCGCCGACAACGCCGAAGAAACGAGCGTGACGTGGGGGCTTGGTGAAAACGGCTCCGACGGCATCCGCGTGACGGGTACCGCCTCGGGGACCTTGAACCTTGCCGTGACGCCGAAGGACCTCGATAAGGGAGCCGAAGAAAGCATCCAGCTCGTCGACACGGCGAGCGCCGCCGAGGGCTTCACCGTGAATCTCGTCGACGCGACGGGTGCCGAGGTGAAAGCCCTGACGGCGGGTGCCTACGACTACACGCTCGTTCGCAAGGACGACGCGAGTAACGGCACCGACGTGTTCCTTTCGAGCATCACGGGTGACGGCGACGTTCGCAACACGACTGTCACGGCCGGTTCCTACTTGGGGGTTGCCGCCGCGGCGCAGCTCTTCGACTTGTCGCTTCACGACCGCATGAGCAACCGCTCGTGGCTCAAAGCAAACGCCGACGGGTCGATCGCCAACGCCTTCTGGGTGGTTGAAAACGTCTCGCACGAGCGCTACGGCGATTCGACGGGCCAGATTTCGGTGCACGACACGGCCTCGACCACGACGCTCGGCTCCGACGTCCTTTCGGGACTTGCGGCGGGCGGCACGTGGTACGCGGGGGCGATGTTCTCCTACGCCACCGAAGACACGAAGAGCCGTTCGACGCGCACGGGCCTCGAATCCCGTGCCGACACGGACGCGTGGGGTGCCGGTATCTATGCGGGGTGGCAGCTTGAGGGCGCCGACCGCACGGGTCCCTACGTCGACGGCTGGCTCATGTGGACCGACGCCGAGAGCGACGTGAAGGGCTTGAACGTCTCCGAAACCGCCGACGGGAACGGGCTCTCCGCCTCGCTCGAAGCGGGCTGGGGCTTCAAGGCCTTCTCCTACGACGCGCACGGTCAAGCAGGCGACATCTACGTCGAACCGCACGTCTCCGTCACGTGGTTCGGTTACGAAGCGGACGACATCTCGAACGACGTTCACGACGTGACCTTCGAAGGGAAGGACAACATCCGCACGAAGCTGGGTGTGAAGACCTACGCCTTCGGGAAGACGACGGGCGGGTTCTCCCCCTACGTCGAACTCAACTGGATCCACAACACCGAAACCTACGGCGTCACGATGTCGAACGTGACCGTCGAGCAGATGGGTGCCGAAGACCAGGCCGAAGTTCGCGCGGGCGCCGACTGGCGCGTGACGGATTCGCTCTCCGTCTGGGGCCACTTCGGTTACGCCTCGGGCTCGAACGGCTACTCGGCGAGCGAAGGCACGCTCGGCTTGCGTTACGCCTTCTGATCCCGACCGAACCCTTCGGGAACACCCGAAGCGTTTGAGTCGCACTTCAACGGCCTCCCCTTCCGGGGAGGCGCTTCCCCCCGCCGGAATTCCACGGCGGGGGTCTTTTTTCACGTGTTCCCTCGGGTTTTCCCTCCCAAGAAACAGCGTCCTACCGCCCCCAAGGAAGCGCTTCTCCCGTACACTCCCCGTTAACAACGGGCTAAAATACGAGTCGGCACGGTTTTCAGGCCGTTCGCCCTCGTCCTCGTTCTTTCAACCCTTCACGGCCATTTCCCGATGTATCCCTACCCCAAACCCCGCAACGCCACCACGGTCATCTCGTCCCGCCTCCCCCGCGCCCTCAAGGAAGAAGCGACCGCAATCTTCGCCGACCTCGGTCTGACGCCCTCCGACGCGATCAAGACGCTTTGCCGTTACATTGCCCGCACGGGGACGCTTCCCTTCCCCGTCACGGAACACACGGTTTCGAAAGACCTCTCGACGAACACCTCGGGCCGCATTCCGACGGAATTGAAGCCCGTCATCAAGGACATCATCGAAACCAAGTACCAGACGACGATTTCCGCGGCGATCTGGTCGTTCTTCGAAGCGACGGTGAAGGCGCAGGGCCTGCCCTTCGAGGTCGAAGAGGAAAACCGCACGGCTGCGAGCTGATCGCACCGAAGGCCGATTTGTACCGGAAGGACGCCGACTCCCGAGGTCGACGTCCTTTCTTATTTCGCGCTTTTCAAGGCGTTTCGGTCGGGCCGAAGAGGCCGCAACGGAGGGCACGCCACGGACGGAAAAGACGCCGATCCCCGGGAAGAACGGAATGGTCTTTTCCCGAAAGGTCGGCGGGACGTAAGAAGGTCGCTCACGCACCTTTCCGGCGTTTCACCTCCTCCGCGACGAACGCTTCGAATTCCGCAACGAACGCGTCGAGCGCGTATTCGCCCGCTTCAACGAGCGCAAGCTTCGTTTCGAAAGCGGCCGTCATGGCGGCGCTGCGCACCTTGGGGGAGGCTTGGAGGAGGACGTTGCGGCCTTCGGGCGTGCAGTGAAGGTGTTTGCCTTCGGCGACGAGATAGCCCTTGCGCTGAAGCTCCTTGATGATCGCGGCGCGTGTTGCGGGCGTTCCGATCCCGCCCGCCTCTTTGAGTTTCGCCTGGATGTGCGGGTCGTCGAACGAACGCCAGATGTTTTCCATCGCGGCAATCAGAGTCCCTTCCGTGAAGTAGGCCGGAGGCTCGGTTTGGGATTCGGTCCCGATCAGCTCCCGCACGGGGACGAGTTCGCCCTTGACGAGCTCCGGCAGGCGCTGCTTGGCGTAGCGGTCTTCGTCGGACTTGGCACCCGACGCATCCGTTTCGGCCTCGTCCGATTCGCCCGCTTTTTCGGTCGCGCGTCGGGTCGTTCGGGCGGAGGCACCCGAACGGTTTTCCGGCTTTTCCGGCTTTTCAAAAAGCGCCTTCCAGCCGCACACCACAACGACCCGGCCTTTGGCCGCGAACGTTTCGCCGCCGATCGCGAATTCCGCCCGCGTTTCGTCGTACTCGTGCACGGGGAAAAACTGCGCGACGTAGCGTCGGGCGATAAGACGGTAGATTTTCTTTTCCTTTTCGGAGAGGGCCGCGGGGTCGACGGAGTTTGCGACCGGCACAATCCCGTGGTGAGCGGTCACTTTCGCGTCGTTGAACGTGGGACTCACGAGCGCGGGGTTCGCCGCCGCCACGGCTTTGGCGGCAGCGGGACAGGTTTTTGCGATCGCTTCGAGCACCTTCGGAGCCTCCGCGTGCTGCGAGCGCGGCAGGTATCCGCAGTCCGTTCTCGGGTAGGAGGCGACCTTGTGCTTTTCGTAGAGCGCCTGGCAAAGGGAGAGCGTCTCGTCCGCCCCGAACCCGTAGAGGCGGTTCGCTTCGATCTGGATGTCGGCGAGGGTGTAGGCCTTCGGCGGATAGGCCTTTTTGCGCTTCGTCGCGGCGGAAAGTACCCGCGCTTCCTTTTCGGCCTTCAATTTCTCGTAGAGCGCCCGCCCCAGAGCGATGTCAATGAGGCGCTTTCCCTCCTCGTCCATTCCCGGTTGCCCCGGCGCGGGCTTCCAGGCGGCGCGAAAGACGATTCCCGTTTTTTCCAAGTCCGCCGCCATGCGCCAGAAGGGAACGGGAACGAAATGGCGCACGGCGTAGTCGCGGCGCGCCACCATCGCGAGCGCCGGCGTCTGTACGCGCCCCACGGCAATGAGGTTCGAGGGCGCGCGCGAGCGGCCTTTCGAATATTTCGAAAATTCGGAGGATTTCGAGAATCGCCCCGAACGGGCTTTGGGTCTCCGACCGTAGGAAGACCCGTAGGAGGGTGCATGCGCCGGAGCGGGCGAATCGCCCGAAGCGTCCTCCGAGGAAGGCCCCGGGTTGGTGAGCGTATAGACGCGCGAGAGGTTCATGCCGAGAAGCCAATCCGCGCGGCTTCGCCCGCGCGCGGCGTCGCGCATCCCGGCGTAGTTGCGGTTTTCTTTGAGATTCGCAAGGCCCTTGCGGATCGACGCGGGGTCGACGGCCGAGACCCAGAAGCGCTTCACGGGAAGGCGCGATCGGAAGTGTTCGAGCACTTCGTCCACCAGCAGCTGCCCCTCGCGGTCGGGGTCGCCGGCGTGCACGACCATCGAAGCCTCTTTCAAGAGCTTCCCGATTTTCGAGAGCTGCGCCGCCGCCCCTTTCTCTCTTTTAGGGAGCATCTTCCAGGTTTTCGGAAGGATCGGGAGGTCTTCGAGGCGCCAAGGCTTTTTGCCGTTTTTCCCGCTCGGCGTCCCCGTAAGGTAGGCGTCGGGCTCGGCCTGCTCCAAGAGGTGCCCGAAGCACCAGGTGACGACCGTGTTGCCGCGGCAAACGAGGGCGCCCTCCTCGCGACGCAGGACGCCGAGCTCGGCGGCGATCGCCCGGGCGACGGAGGGTTTTTCGGCGATGTAAAGCGTATGGGACACGGAATGCGATCCTTCGAGAAAAAAGAAAAACGGACGGAGCGGAATTTCAAAGGTTCCCCAGGGCTTGCCCGAGACGTCCGTGAGAGAAGCACGTATTTGCTTTCGGCAACAAAGGTCGGTAGGAAACACCAAAATTCGTGGCACGCACGTCGGGCATTCTACCCGCATTTTTCGTCACAACTTCCGCCCGACTACTCCTCAATTCCCTCCGAATATGTAGAAAACCCTAAGGGTGGCATTGGTACAATCCCTGACTTTCTCTCCCTCGAAAAATCATAAACGGCCCCTTTTCATTGAGGACCCCATAACAGTGACTCCTACAAACATCTCGCGACGCGGCTTTTTGGCCGGTTCGGCGGGCACGGCGATGCTCGCCTTCATGGGCTTTCCGTTGACAACGCTTGCGAAAGCGGTTCAAGCGGCGGCCGAAGATCTTGAAACCATGACCTGGAGCGGTTGCGCCGTCAACTGCGGTTCGCGCTGCCAGCTGAAAGTTTTCAGCAAGAACGGTCGCATCATCCGCATTGAAACGGACGACACGGGTCGTCCGGAAGACACCGTTGTTGATGGCGCCTGCCCGCAGGTTCGCGCCTGCCAGCGCGGCCGCTCGATGCGCCAGCGCATCTACGCGCCCGAACGCTTGAAGTACCCCATGAAGCGCGTCGGCAAGCGCGGCGAAGGCAAATTCGAACGCATCTCCTGGGAGCAGGCGCTCGACGAAATCGCCGCGCGTTTGAAGAAGACCATCGCCGAACACACGAACGAAGCCGTCATGATCATGCACGGCTCGGGCAATCAGGCGCTCGTCAATTCCTCCGCCTCCACGTACCGCTTCTTCAATCTCGTCGGGGGCTCCGTCGCCTGGTACTCCGACTATTCTGCGGCCTGCATTCAGAACGCGTGGCCCTACCTTTACGGGCAGTTCGACTACGGCGGAGTGCGCTCGAAGGCAAACGGCCAGGGGTCGTACTTCAGCCAGGTCGCCAACGCCAAGCTCTACGTCACCTTCGGCAACAACCCCGCCGTGACGCGTGCTTCCGGGGGCGGTCAGTCCTGGGAAGCCTTCTCGGCCTTGCGCAAGAACGGCACCGAATTTATCCTGATCGACCCCATTTGCTCCGACACGATCGCGGGCCGCGAAGCGACCTGGATTCCGATTCGACCCGGCACCGACGCCGCGCTCGTCGAAGCGATCGCGTACGTGCTCATTACGGAAAACCTCGTCGACACCGAGTTCCTGCGCACCTACTGCGTGGGTTACGACGAAGAGACTCTTCCCGCTTCGGCGCCGAAGGGGTCCTCCTACAAGTCCTACATCCTCGGTCAGGGTCCCGACGGTACGCCGAAGACGCCCGAACGCGCCGCGCGCATCACGCAGATTCCCGCCGAGCGCATCGTGTGGCTCGCGCGCAAGATTGGGAACACGAAGCCCTGCTTCATCTCGCAGGGTTGGGCTCCGCAGCGCCGCATGAACGGCGAAACGCAGTCGACCTCGATCGCGATGCTCCCGATCCTCACGGGTCAGATCGGGCTCCCCGGCACGAATTCGGGCGCCCGCGAAGGAGACAGCT
It encodes:
- a CDS encoding autotransporter outer membrane beta-barrel domain-containing protein, coding for MNRIFKTQKNRRTGALTAVSELQRSAGKKSVSICAAAVASALLAAGLVASPGALAAPGSPDEDTPWSTGNDINLSMEIDNGTTHIQGSTDFEEGDVAFAFGDSKVAAKTYVTDIYLKELFDTPKTYFHFNGEASGEVTLDLGSESDTMLSLAEQSAGFEQALVTTTGRIYNQGKHWPDYTDLRERFYLSTGNGDAGSSESNVFYQYLADGAERVGRAAYVIGEAALGLKLVSDGSAIRDRSDYINGLLWGENSVSTTVVMAGIELYDGKVLPLQAESGTPTFGAKLWGAGGIAVTGTNPTDSVLVFDTLYESDDAFVNDLFAGGNTFTGRTYLKDVAVDLKRQTSLGSGNTITAQNARVTERIDGALADNHALRVGNTTFDVLNGLTVRNADFSGQNTLQSTGTTAEGNAFSSQGLVVLGNASTLAVKGGNFTSAGGLELNGSSVLDATGENVTVTGTTTVWGEGNESIALLTTMSGLHLNPDTGYAVTGELVVTGETTLDPGSDLTATGNLTTHDLTMASARLEGEAITIGTDPGANLTGDNTIKSHSTTDFLSGLTLASDTTLQVDGILNTTEYLKLSGSAQLTTDNNIDAGRFVAASGTSVLHTEGLLHVYDRITATGEARLTAGELDAERLEASSEANLSISGDVSVDNETTLRDEARFVARGDADLGDVNLSGDSAFAVQGTTRVWGTLTIGGNAALETANVKTNDLRIGEALVFDDTTRNFFTKTSSKNASDYDVRLVKSDVTYEENIGNLLTGVGETQLDGSNLTLAYADKAYLGDAVAMTNDQGNNRLTLTAKEGVSGLDLALSGTTEDVVEVKGSGAVTLADTFKGTSADYKGWLRMTGTSLNLTTEASKLGTTTGVSVGTGGTLRYAGNTTLELNRIGWADPSDNKPNGTLDLSEFDFSALTDTTPALRVDSVTVNGAGTILLDQSAVTGLDDGSPSQQGDHIFDTLASESRRLVIETTADPNANQIHGTVGVNVVGSEEDSSTLTGYFNADGTFAGTDLNDDTGVATGKWYFTTLFEDGDLYVTHGLTELELRGLKKPEASNALELTVDGAAEQSFFAKLTGTGDLRKTGSGMLHLYNTQSVMSGTAYVEAGTLVADAGALGTAALDVAGNATFELHGGQDTANTQSVRTLDVAEGGTVALESDPNPPSLLTLKLLGGGTLAAGSTLTGTESSELELASGTLDITDLEITGSTYLGTIRVDAGTTLNLTGTDTTDDVDLSLMRGEGTILLADHAVYGSEAGFTGTIVVDDGWLTIDEKANTGTREKRASLEMTSGIVDSTGTKHIFRTIDISGGELGVGAVLPGSDATGALIATDGLTLKNMVIDVDNTAFQADVPSESLLSVDNATGATSWLVRLAEGSTATASIDADSITVNAQTGGEWTSNLLQDGEDVGDITYTSNIVRDAKGIGINYRATDLKLEGELLLAGADEQTGDTTLDLAITGYPDGGIRVTDKTVTLAKTGTYGTLSVNEGAGVIVNATQTLASGGEILGTVTTEDNAELLVTGGTLTIGAAASTKFAAALDAKDAARGAALRFEGRQGTAEGKLFEGNLAARKDARVEFSETSGNFALSSGTAAYVLKNSSNITFGPAAGKDFVADKVAVDATSTAYYDLTGPAAGSVDLSGVTGEGRVSLGYREAGGTLAASSVNEAFTGTLAYSNAELVIGTDTSVANSALTHFASQQGKLEVGAGSVLGINNLKTIGSDGTVAPVPIALAGDLTVAEGATLDFTPGIRIGNGDGYFGNASGVSVNAIDLNQHKLIHTGGTVTVKADIKDLDFASGLPGNGSFDGSILDLIGEEPDYPVLALITDVNADETELKRLAAGMKLDASNASETFTVEYWQPSWDPDATDKTVHVADVHTGAKVVADVDNKSLAIGAGITKIDILSSATLRIDASKSLVEGTHLLDAEITGGADTKVVVTNNLTPDSASVTFAADNSYTGETRIDLGAVVDVIASGAFAESSRVSIGTMTEGEEGEAIQDRSVVTLNAAAEGVLDPVRMKALDLGANGTLALADRNILALTEGNSEFAEGSAVTGSGESALVLAGGDLVLHDPKGTLEQFGGIVATASGSTIELALEGDYTWKNSVRGYGDVRQRTVGSGEFVKTGAGELTLTGAITKDLSAMNLRALEGSTRLAGNVRLGNLAAASRIVVDGVAEMQNLAAEAGNIFALDVETGKSPAADNAEETSVTWGLGENGSDGIRVTGTASGTLNLAVTPKDLDKGAEESIQLVDTASAAEGFTVNLVDATGAEVKALTAGAYDYTLVRKDDASNGTDVFLSSITGDGDVRNTTVTAGSYLGVAAAAQLFDLSLHDRMSNRSWLKANADGSIANAFWVVENVSHERYGDSTGQISVHDTASTTTLGSDVLSGLAAGGTWYAGAMFSYATEDTKSRSTRTGLESRADTDAWGAGIYAGWQLEGADRTGPYVDGWLMWTDAESDVKGLNVSETADGNGLSASLEAGWGFKAFSYDAHGQAGDIYVEPHVSVTWFGYEADDISNDVHDVTFEGKDNIRTKLGVKTYAFGKTTGGFSPYVELNWIHNTETYGVTMSNVTVEQMGAEDQAEVRAGADWRVTDSLSVWGHFGYASGSNGYSASEGTLGLRYAF
- a CDS encoding type II toxin-antitoxin system RelB/DinJ family antitoxin, yielding MYPYPKPRNATTVISSRLPRALKEEATAIFADLGLTPSDAIKTLCRYIARTGTLPFPVTEHTVSKDLSTNTSGRIPTELKPVIKDIIETKYQTTISAAIWSFFEATVKAQGLPFEVEEENRTAAS
- a CDS encoding DNA topoisomerase — translated: MSHTLYIAEKPSVARAIAAELGVLRREEGALVCRGNTVVTWCFGHLLEQAEPDAYLTGTPSGKNGKKPWRLEDLPILPKTWKMLPKREKGAAAQLSKIGKLLKEASMVVHAGDPDREGQLLVDEVLEHFRSRLPVKRFWVSAVDPASIRKGLANLKENRNYAGMRDAARGRSRADWLLGMNLSRVYTLTNPGPSSEDASGDSPAPAHAPSYGSSYGRRPKARSGRFSKSSEFSKYSKGRSRAPSNLIAVGRVQTPALAMVARRDYAVRHFVPVPFWRMAADLEKTGIVFRAAWKPAPGQPGMDEEGKRLIDIALGRALYEKLKAEKEARVLSAATKRKKAYPPKAYTLADIQIEANRLYGFGADETLSLCQALYEKHKVASYPRTDCGYLPRSQHAEAPKVLEAIAKTCPAAAKAVAAANPALVSPTFNDAKVTAHHGIVPVANSVDPAALSEKEKKIYRLIARRYVAQFFPVHEYDETRAEFAIGGETFAAKGRVVVVCGWKALFEKPEKPENRSGASARTTRRATEKAGESDEAETDASGAKSDEDRYAKQRLPELVKGELVPVRELIGTESQTEPPAYFTEGTLIAAMENIWRSFDDPHIQAKLKEAGGIGTPATRAAIIKELQRKGYLVAEGKHLHCTPEGRNVLLQASPKVRSAAMTAAFETKLALVEAGEYALDAFVAEFEAFVAEEVKRRKGA
- a CDS encoding DMSO/selenate family reductase complex A subunit; amino-acid sequence: MTPTNISRRGFLAGSAGTAMLAFMGFPLTTLAKAVQAAAEDLETMTWSGCAVNCGSRCQLKVFSKNGRIIRIETDDTGRPEDTVVDGACPQVRACQRGRSMRQRIYAPERLKYPMKRVGKRGEGKFERISWEQALDEIAARLKKTIAEHTNEAVMIMHGSGNQALVNSSASTYRFFNLVGGSVAWYSDYSAACIQNAWPYLYGQFDYGGVRSKANGQGSYFSQVANAKLYVTFGNNPAVTRASGGGQSWEAFSALRKNGTEFILIDPICSDTIAGREATWIPIRPGTDAALVEAIAYVLITENLVDTEFLRTYCVGYDEETLPASAPKGSSYKSYILGQGPDGTPKTPERAARITQIPAERIVWLARKIGNTKPCFISQGWAPQRRMNGETQSTSIAMLPILTGQIGLPGTNSGAREGDSYGLESGLPTGTNPVTVGFPIFLWPRAVVDAKSLTAKNAAIRGAEALRHNIKFIWNTQSNTLINQHGGINQLRPILEDESLVETIVAVDTQMTPSCRFADYVLPDVCHQESVDLMADSYAVGDWNYVLMSQKAIDPEWEQRPNWEIMRELAKRFGVEEKFTEGLTLEGWVRRVYEETRAKLPEMPTYEDFQKVGIYKYRMEGDSGIVMEDFRRDPAKFPLSTPSGKIEIYSERLAKMAAEWELPEGKGQEIHPIPRYVATDEMLLEDEKSRIYPLEAFGYHGPGRTHSTYHNVPWLREVHPDVVLMNPVDAKARGLTTGMRVKVFNDRGALVLPVKVTNRIIPHLVAFPQGAWYKPDASGLDRGGCFNVLTQLKPSPLAKANPSHTNLVQVERFTE